From a region of the Enterobacter sp. JBIWA008 genome:
- the serA gene encoding phosphoglycerate dehydrogenase, producing the protein MAKVSLEKDKIKFLLVEGVHQKAIDSLRAAGYTNIEFHKGALDTEELKASIRDAHFIGLRSRTHLTEDVIAAAEKLVAIGCFCIGTNQVDLNAAAKRGIPVFNAPFSNTRSVAELVIGELLLLLRGIPEANAKAHRGVWNKLAAGSYEARGKKLGIIGYGHIGTQLGILAESLGMHVYFYDIESKLPLGNATQVQHLSDLLNMSDVVSLHVPENASTKNMMGAEELALMKPGSLLINAARGTVVDIPALADALKRKHLAGAAIDVFPTEPATNSDPFTSPLCEFDNVILTPHIGGSTQEAQENIGLEVAGKLSKYSDNGSTLSAVNFPEVSLPLHGGRRLLHIHENRPGVLTAINQIFAEQGVNIAAQYLQTNSQMGYVVIDIEADDDVAEKALLSMKAIPGTIRARLLY; encoded by the coding sequence ATGGCAAAGGTATCACTGGAGAAAGACAAGATTAAATTCCTGCTGGTAGAGGGCGTGCATCAAAAAGCAATCGATAGCCTTCGTGCGGCAGGTTACACCAACATCGAATTTCACAAAGGCGCGCTCGATACCGAAGAGCTGAAAGCGTCCATCCGTGATGCCCACTTCATTGGCCTGCGATCCCGTACACACCTGACTGAAGATGTGATTGCCGCGGCGGAAAAGCTGGTGGCTATCGGCTGCTTCTGCATCGGTACCAACCAGGTTGACCTGAATGCTGCCGCGAAACGCGGTATTCCTGTTTTCAATGCCCCGTTCTCCAACACCCGTTCCGTGGCGGAGCTGGTGATTGGCGAACTGCTGCTGCTGCTGCGCGGCATTCCAGAAGCTAACGCCAAGGCGCACCGCGGCGTGTGGAACAAACTGGCTGCGGGCTCATACGAAGCGCGTGGTAAAAAGCTGGGGATTATCGGTTACGGACACATCGGTACGCAGTTGGGGATTCTGGCGGAATCTCTCGGTATGCATGTCTATTTTTACGATATTGAAAGCAAGCTGCCGCTGGGCAATGCCACCCAGGTTCAACACCTGTCTGACCTGCTGAACATGAGTGACGTGGTGAGCCTGCACGTGCCGGAAAATGCGTCCACCAAAAACATGATGGGCGCGGAGGAGCTGGCGCTGATGAAGCCGGGTTCACTGCTGATCAACGCCGCCCGCGGCACGGTTGTCGATATCCCGGCCCTGGCGGATGCGCTGAAGCGTAAGCACCTGGCGGGCGCGGCCATCGACGTTTTCCCGACGGAGCCAGCCACCAACAGCGATCCGTTTACCTCTCCGCTGTGCGAGTTTGACAACGTGATCCTGACGCCGCATATCGGCGGATCTACCCAGGAAGCGCAGGAGAATATCGGTCTGGAAGTGGCGGGTAAGCTGAGCAAATATTCCGACAACGGTTCTACGCTGTCTGCCGTGAACTTCCCGGAAGTGTCTCTGCCGCTGCACGGTGGTCGTCGTCTGCTGCACATTCACGAAAACCGTCCAGGCGTGCTGACCGCAATCAACCAGATCTTTGCCGAACAGGGCGTCAACATTGCCGCGCAGTATCTGCAAACGAACTCGCAGATGGGCTACGTGGTTATTGATATCGAAGCGGATGACGATGTTGCCGAGAAAGCGTTGCTGAGCATGAAGGCCATTCCGGGGACGATTCGCGCGCGTCTGCTGTACTGA
- the rpiA gene encoding ribose-5-phosphate isomerase RpiA, whose translation MTQDELKKAVGWAALQYVQPGTIVGVGTGSTAAHFIDALGTMKGQIEGAVSSSDASTEKLKSLGITVFDLNEVDRLGIYVDGADEINGHMQMIKGGGAALTREKIIASVADKFICIADASKQVDILGNFPLPVEVIPMARSAVARQLVKLGGRPEYRQGVVTDNGNVILDVHGLEILDAIALENAINGIPGVVTVGLFANRGADVALIGTADGVKTIVK comes from the coding sequence ATGACGCAGGATGAACTGAAAAAAGCAGTAGGATGGGCCGCTCTCCAGTACGTGCAGCCGGGTACCATTGTCGGTGTCGGTACGGGATCAACCGCGGCACACTTTATCGATGCACTGGGCACGATGAAGGGGCAGATTGAGGGCGCGGTTTCCAGCTCTGATGCTTCCACGGAAAAGCTGAAAAGCCTCGGCATTACCGTTTTCGATCTCAACGAAGTGGATCGTCTGGGGATTTACGTTGATGGCGCGGATGAAATCAACGGCCACATGCAGATGATCAAAGGCGGCGGCGCGGCGCTGACGCGCGAAAAGATCATCGCCTCCGTTGCGGACAAGTTTATCTGTATCGCGGACGCCTCCAAGCAGGTCGACATTCTGGGGAATTTCCCGCTGCCGGTCGAAGTGATCCCAATGGCGCGTAGCGCGGTTGCCCGTCAGCTTGTGAAACTGGGCGGTCGTCCGGAATACCGTCAGGGCGTAGTCACCGATAACGGTAACGTGATCCTCGATGTTCACGGTCTGGAAATTCTTGACGCCATTGCTCTGGAAAATGCCATCAACGGCATTCCGGGCGTAGTGACCGTAGGGCTATTCGCCAACCGTGGCGCGGATGTGGCGCTGATCGGCACCGCTGACGGCGTGAAAACCATCGTAAAATGA
- the argP gene encoding DNA-binding transcriptional regulator ArgP codes for MKRPDYRTLQALDAVIRERGFERAAQKLCITQSAVSQRIKQLENMFGQPLLVRTVPPRPTEQGQKLLALLRQVELLEDEWLGDEQTGSTPLLLSLAVNADSLATWLLPALAPVLADSPIRLNLQVEDETRTQERLRRGEVVGAVSIQPQALPSCLVDQLGALDYLFVGSKAFAERYFPNGVTRAALLKAPAVAFDHLDDMHQAFLQQNFDLPPGSVPCHIVNSSEAFVQLARQGTTCCMIPHLQIEKELKSGELIDLTPGLYQRRMLYWHRFAPESRMMRNVTDALLAYGHKVLRQD; via the coding sequence ATGAAACGTCCGGACTACAGAACACTACAGGCACTTGATGCAGTTATTCGTGAACGCGGTTTTGAGCGCGCGGCGCAAAAGCTTTGCATCACCCAGTCCGCCGTATCACAGCGTATCAAACAGCTTGAAAATATGTTCGGCCAGCCGCTGCTGGTGCGTACCGTGCCGCCACGTCCAACCGAGCAAGGGCAAAAGCTCCTCGCCCTGCTGCGCCAGGTTGAACTGCTGGAAGACGAGTGGCTGGGTGACGAACAAACGGGCTCTACGCCGCTGCTGCTCTCTCTGGCGGTCAACGCCGACAGTCTGGCAACCTGGCTGCTGCCGGCCCTTGCGCCGGTATTAGCGGATTCCCCTATCCGCCTGAATTTACAGGTTGAAGATGAAACCCGTACCCAGGAACGCCTGCGTCGCGGCGAAGTGGTTGGGGCGGTCAGTATCCAGCCTCAGGCGCTGCCAAGCTGTCTTGTCGATCAGCTGGGCGCGCTGGACTACCTGTTTGTGGGTTCAAAAGCCTTTGCCGAGCGCTACTTCCCGAACGGCGTCACCCGCGCCGCGCTGCTGAAAGCTCCTGCCGTAGCGTTCGACCATCTGGACGATATGCATCAGGCGTTCCTGCAGCAAAACTTCGATCTGCCGCCGGGCAGCGTGCCGTGCCACATCGTTAACTCGTCTGAAGCCTTTGTGCAGCTTGCGCGTCAGGGCACCACCTGCTGCATGATCCCGCATCTGCAGATTGAGAAAGAGTTGAAAAGCGGTGAGCTGATTGACTTAACGCCGGGGCTGTATCAGCGCCGGATGCTCTACTGGCACCGTTTTGCGCCGGAAAGCCGCATGATGCGCAACGTCACCGACGCGCTGCTGGCGTACGGACATAAGGTGTTGAGACAGGATTAA
- a CDS encoding oxidative stress defense protein has protein sequence MKFKVMALAALVSFGAVSVQASELPDGPHIVTSGTASVDAVPDVATLAIEVNVAAKDAATAKKQADDRVAQYLSFLEQNGVGKKDINSANLRTQPDYDYQNGKSILKGYRAVRTVEVTVRQLDKLNSLLDGALKAGLNEIRSVSLGVAQPEKYKDEARKAAIDDAIHQAEQLASGFKSKLGPVYSVRYHVSNYQPSPMVRMMKADAAPVSAQETYEQPTIQFDDQVDVVFQLEPTQTQQTEAAKAQ, from the coding sequence GTGAAGTTTAAGGTGATGGCCCTGGCGGCATTAGTAAGTTTTGGTGCGGTGTCGGTGCAGGCAAGTGAACTGCCGGATGGCCCGCACATCGTCACTTCAGGCACTGCAAGCGTGGACGCGGTACCCGATGTCGCAACGCTGGCAATTGAAGTCAATGTGGCTGCGAAAGATGCGGCAACTGCCAAGAAGCAGGCTGACGATCGTGTTGCGCAATATCTCTCTTTCCTTGAGCAGAACGGTGTAGGTAAAAAAGATATCAACTCCGCGAACCTGCGTACTCAACCTGATTACGACTACCAGAATGGTAAAAGCATCCTGAAAGGCTACCGAGCCGTGCGTACCGTCGAAGTGACCGTGCGTCAGTTGGATAAGCTTAACTCGCTGCTGGATGGCGCGCTGAAGGCGGGTCTTAACGAAATTCGTTCCGTGTCGCTGGGCGTTGCGCAACCGGAGAAATACAAAGACGAAGCGCGTAAAGCGGCGATTGATGATGCCATTCACCAGGCGGAACAGCTGGCTTCTGGCTTTAAGAGCAAGCTCGGCCCGGTTTACAGCGTGCGTTACCACGTCTCTAACTACCAGCCAAGCCCGATGGTACGTATGATGAAGGCTGATGCAGCGCCTGTTTCTGCTCAGGAAACTTACGAGCAGCCAACCATTCAGTTCGACGATCAGGTGGATGTGGTCTTCCAGCTGGAGCCAACTCAAACTCAGCAAACTGAGGCGGCTAAGGCGCAGTAA
- the argO gene encoding arginine exporter ArgO has protein sequence MLSYYFQGLALGAAMILPLGPQNAFVMNQGIRRQYHLMIALLCAVSDLLLICAGIFGGSALLMQSPWLLALVTWGGVAFLLWYGFGALKTAMSSNLELASAEVMKQGRWKIIVTMLAVTWLNPHVYLDTFVVLGSLGGQLDVEPKRWFALGTVSASFLWFFGLAILAAWLAPRLRTAKAQRIINTLVGLVMWFIAFQLAKEGIHHVQELFN, from the coding sequence ATGTTATCCTATTACTTTCAAGGGCTTGCCTTAGGTGCGGCCATGATCCTACCCCTTGGCCCGCAAAATGCGTTTGTGATGAACCAGGGCATTCGCCGCCAGTATCACCTGATGATTGCCCTGCTATGCGCGGTTAGCGATTTACTGCTGATCTGCGCCGGGATTTTTGGCGGCAGCGCATTGCTGATGCAGTCTCCCTGGCTGCTGGCGCTGGTCACCTGGGGCGGCGTGGCGTTTCTGCTCTGGTACGGTTTTGGTGCACTGAAAACGGCGATGAGCAGCAACCTCGAACTGGCGAGCGCGGAAGTCATGAAGCAGGGCCGCTGGAAGATTATCGTCACCATGCTGGCGGTCACCTGGCTTAATCCGCATGTTTATCTGGACACCTTCGTGGTGCTGGGTAGCCTGGGCGGACAGCTGGACGTTGAGCCGAAACGCTGGTTTGCGCTGGGTACGGTTAGCGCCTCTTTCCTCTGGTTCTTCGGCCTCGCCATTCTGGCTGCATGGCTGGCACCTCGTCTGCGTACGGCCAAAGCCCAGCGCATCATCAATACGCTGGTGGGGCTGGTGATGTGGTTTATTGCTTTTCAGCTGGCAAAAGAGGGGATTCACCACGTTCAGGAATTGTTCAACTAA
- the mscS gene encoding small-conductance mechanosensitive channel MscS yields the protein MEQLDVVDSINNAGNWLVRNQALLLSYAVNIVAAIAIIIVGMIVARIVSNTVNRVMLARNIDATVADFLSALVRYGIIAFTLIAALGRVGVQTASVIAVLGAAGLAIGLALQGSLSNLAAGVLLVTFRPFRSGEYVDLGGIAGTVLQVQIFSTTMRTVDGRIVVVPNGKIIAGNIINFSREPVRRNELIISVAYDSDIDQVKSLIANIISSDDRILKDKEQTVRLNELGASSINFVVRIWSKSSDLQNVYWDVLERIKRDFDANGISFPYPQMDVNVKKVKEAE from the coding sequence ATGGAACAACTCGATGTTGTAGACAGCATCAATAACGCCGGTAACTGGCTGGTGCGCAACCAGGCACTGTTGCTGAGCTATGCCGTGAACATCGTCGCGGCGATTGCCATTATCATCGTCGGGATGATCGTGGCGCGCATTGTATCGAACACGGTTAACCGCGTAATGCTGGCCCGTAACATTGACGCCACGGTGGCTGACTTCCTCTCCGCTCTGGTGCGCTACGGCATTATCGCCTTTACGCTGATTGCGGCGTTGGGCCGTGTGGGCGTGCAGACCGCTTCCGTCATTGCCGTTCTCGGTGCCGCTGGTCTGGCTATTGGTCTCGCGCTGCAGGGCTCGCTTTCAAACCTGGCGGCTGGCGTTCTGCTGGTTACCTTCCGTCCCTTCCGCTCCGGCGAATACGTTGACCTTGGCGGCATTGCCGGAACCGTGCTGCAGGTGCAGATTTTCTCCACAACCATGCGTACCGTCGATGGCCGCATCGTGGTCGTGCCGAACGGGAAAATTATCGCGGGCAACATCATTAACTTCTCCCGCGAACCGGTGCGTCGTAACGAGCTGATTATCAGCGTGGCGTACGACTCCGATATCGATCAGGTTAAGTCGCTGATCGCCAACATCATCTCCTCAGACGATCGTATTCTGAAAGACAAAGAGCAGACGGTTCGCCTGAACGAACTGGGCGCTTCCTCCATTAACTTCGTGGTGCGTATCTGGAGCAAAAGCAGCGATCTGCAAAACGTGTACTGGGACGTGCTGGAACGCATTAAGCGCGACTTCGATGCCAACGGCATCAGCTTCCCGTACCCGCAGATGGACGTAAACGTCAAAAAAGTCAAAGAAGCAGAATAA
- the fbaA gene encoding class II fructose-bisphosphate aldolase, producing the protein MSKIFDFVKPGVITGDDVQKVFQVAKENNFALPAVNCVGTDSINAVLEAAAKVKAPVIVQFSNGGAAFIAGKGVKTDVPQGAAILGAISGAHHVHQMAEHYGVPVILHTDHCAKKLLPWIDGLLDAGEKHFAATGKPLFSSHMIDLSEESLHENIEICSKYLARMAKMDMTLEIELGCTGGEEDGVDNSHMDASALYTQPEDVDYAYTELSKISPRFTIAASFGNVHGVYKPGNVVLTPTILRDSQEYVSRKHNLPHNSLNFVFHGGSGSSAQEIKDSVSYGVVKMNIDTDTQWATWDGILQYYKTNEAYLQGQLGNPKGEDQPNKKYYDPRVWLRAAQTSMVTRLEQAFKELNAVDVL; encoded by the coding sequence ATGTCTAAAATTTTTGATTTCGTAAAACCTGGCGTTATCACTGGTGATGACGTACAGAAAGTGTTCCAGGTAGCTAAAGAAAACAACTTTGCTCTGCCAGCAGTTAACTGCGTGGGTACCGACTCCATCAACGCCGTACTGGAAGCCGCTGCAAAAGTTAAAGCACCGGTTATTGTTCAGTTCTCTAACGGCGGTGCTGCGTTCATCGCAGGTAAAGGCGTGAAAACTGACGTTCCTCAGGGTGCTGCAATCCTGGGTGCTATCTCTGGTGCGCACCACGTACACCAGATGGCTGAGCACTACGGTGTTCCAGTTATCCTGCACACTGACCACTGCGCGAAGAAACTGCTGCCGTGGATCGACGGTCTGCTGGACGCCGGTGAAAAACACTTCGCGGCTACCGGTAAGCCACTGTTCTCTTCTCACATGATCGACCTGTCTGAAGAGTCACTGCACGAAAACATCGAAATCTGCTCCAAATACCTGGCGCGCATGGCCAAAATGGACATGACTCTGGAAATCGAACTGGGTTGCACCGGTGGTGAAGAAGACGGCGTAGACAACAGCCACATGGACGCTTCTGCACTGTACACCCAGCCAGAAGACGTTGATTACGCTTACACCGAGCTGAGCAAAATCAGCCCACGCTTCACCATTGCAGCGTCCTTCGGTAACGTACACGGCGTTTACAAACCAGGTAACGTGGTTCTGACCCCGACTATCCTGCGTGATTCTCAGGAATACGTTTCCAGGAAACACAACCTGCCGCACAACAGCCTGAACTTCGTCTTCCACGGCGGTTCCGGTTCTTCTGCTCAGGAAATCAAAGACTCCGTAAGCTACGGCGTAGTGAAAATGAACATCGATACCGACACCCAGTGGGCAACATGGGACGGTATCCTGCAGTACTACAAAACCAACGAAGCTTACCTGCAGGGTCAGCTGGGCAACCCGAAAGGCGAAGACCAGCCGAACAAGAAATACTACGATCCACGCGTATGGCTGCGCGCAGCGCAGACATCCATGGTGACTCGCCTGGAGCAGGCTTTCAAAGAACTGAACGCGGTAGACGTTCTGTAA
- the pgk gene encoding phosphoglycerate kinase, giving the protein MSVIKMTDLDLAGKRVFIRADLNVPVKDGKVTSDARIRASLPTIELALKQGAKVMVTSHLGRPTEGEYNEEFSLLPVVNYLKDKLSNPVRLVKDYLDGVEVAAGELVVLENVRFNKGEKKDDETLSKKYAALCDVFVMDAFGTAHRAQASTHGIGKFADVACAGPLLADELEALGKALKEPARPMVAIVGGSKVSTKLTVLDSLSKIADQLIVGGGIANTFVAAQGHNVGKSLYEADLVDEAKRLLSTCDIPVPTDVRVATEFSETATATLKSVNDIKDEEQILDLGDVSAQKLAEILKNAKTILWNGPVGVFEFPNFRKGTEIVANAIADSEAFSIAGGGDTLAAIDLFGIADKISYISTGGGAFLEFVEGKVLPAVAMLEERAKK; this is encoded by the coding sequence ATGTCTGTAATTAAGATGACCGATCTGGATCTGGCTGGTAAACGCGTTTTCATCCGTGCCGATCTGAACGTACCGGTTAAAGATGGCAAAGTGACCAGCGACGCGCGTATTCGTGCATCTCTGCCAACCATCGAACTGGCTCTGAAGCAGGGCGCGAAAGTGATGGTCACCTCCCACCTGGGTCGTCCAACTGAAGGCGAGTACAACGAAGAGTTCTCTCTGCTGCCAGTGGTTAATTACCTGAAAGACAAACTGTCCAACCCGGTTCGCCTGGTAAAAGATTACCTGGACGGCGTTGAAGTTGCTGCCGGTGAACTGGTGGTTCTGGAAAACGTTCGCTTCAACAAAGGCGAGAAGAAAGACGACGAAACTCTGTCCAAAAAATACGCTGCACTGTGCGACGTATTCGTGATGGATGCATTCGGTACGGCTCACCGCGCTCAGGCGTCAACCCACGGTATCGGTAAATTCGCAGACGTAGCCTGTGCCGGTCCTCTGCTGGCTGACGAACTGGAAGCGCTGGGTAAAGCACTGAAAGAACCTGCTCGTCCAATGGTGGCTATCGTTGGTGGTTCTAAAGTTTCTACTAAACTGACCGTTCTGGATTCCCTGTCTAAAATCGCTGACCAGCTGATCGTTGGCGGTGGTATCGCGAACACCTTCGTTGCCGCTCAGGGCCACAACGTGGGCAAATCCCTGTACGAAGCAGACCTGGTTGACGAAGCTAAACGCCTGCTGAGCACCTGCGATATCCCGGTTCCAACTGATGTTCGCGTAGCGACCGAGTTCTCCGAAACCGCAACCGCGACCCTGAAATCTGTTAACGACATCAAAGATGAAGAGCAGATTCTGGACCTGGGCGACGTTTCTGCACAGAAACTGGCTGAAATCCTCAAAAACGCAAAAACTATCCTGTGGAACGGTCCTGTTGGCGTGTTCGAATTCCCGAACTTCCGCAAAGGTACTGAAATCGTTGCTAACGCTATCGCAGACAGCGAAGCGTTCTCTATCGCAGGCGGTGGTGACACCCTGGCAGCAATCGACCTGTTCGGTATCGCTGACAAGATCTCCTACATCTCCACTGGTGGCGGCGCATTCCTCGAATTCGTGGAAGGCAAAGTACTGCCAGCAGTAGCAATGCTCGAAGAGCGCGCTAAGAAGTAA
- the epd gene encoding erythrose-4-phosphate dehydrogenase — protein sequence MTVRVAINGFGRIGRNVVRALYESGRRAEITVVAINELADATGMAHLLKYDTSHGRFAWDVRQERDRLFVGDDAIRVLHENSISGLPWRELGVDVVLDCTGVYGNREHGEAHLAAGAKKVLFSHPGSNDLDATVVFGVNQHELKAEHRIVSNASCTTNCIIPVIKLLDDAYGIESGTVTTIHSAMHDQQVIDAYHPDLRRTRAASQSIIPVDTKLAAGITRIFPQFNDRFEAIAVRVPTINVTAIDLSVTVKKPVKACEVNLLLQKAAQGAFHGIVDYTELPLVSVDFNHDPHSAIVDGTQTRVSGAHLIKTLVWCDNEWGFANRMLDTTLAMAAQGFR from the coding sequence ATGACCGTACGCGTAGCGATTAATGGCTTCGGTCGCATCGGACGTAACGTGGTTCGTGCTCTGTATGAATCCGGACGTCGGGCGGAAATAACCGTGGTGGCAATCAATGAACTGGCGGATGCTACGGGCATGGCGCATTTGTTGAAATATGACACCAGCCACGGACGCTTTGCCTGGGATGTTCGCCAGGAAAGAGATCGGCTTTTTGTGGGTGATGACGCTATTCGTGTGCTGCATGAGAACAGCATCTCCGGGCTACCCTGGCGTGAACTGGGTGTGGATGTGGTGCTTGACTGTACCGGTGTCTACGGCAACCGCGAACATGGTGAAGCGCATCTTGCTGCAGGCGCGAAAAAAGTCCTGTTTTCTCATCCCGGCAGTAACGACCTCGACGCGACCGTTGTGTTTGGCGTCAACCAGCATGAGCTGAAGGCCGAACACCGCATTGTCTCCAACGCCTCCTGTACCACCAACTGCATTATTCCGGTCATCAAACTGTTAGACGATGCGTATGGCATTGAATCCGGCACCGTGACCACGATTCATTCCGCCATGCACGATCAGCAGGTTATCGACGCCTACCATCCGGATTTACGACGCACTCGCGCGGCGAGCCAGTCAATCATTCCGGTGGATACGAAACTGGCGGCAGGGATCACCCGAATTTTTCCGCAGTTTAATGACCGGTTTGAAGCGATTGCCGTGCGTGTCCCGACGATTAATGTCACCGCAATCGACCTTAGCGTGACGGTGAAAAAACCGGTAAAAGCCTGTGAAGTCAACCTGTTGCTGCAAAAAGCGGCACAGGGGGCATTTCATGGTATAGTTGACTATACGGAATTACCGTTGGTCTCAGTAGATTTTAACCACGACCCGCACAGCGCCATCGTCGATGGCACGCAAACGAGAGTCAGTGGCGCACACCTTATCAAGACGCTGGTCTGGTGTGATAACGAATGGGGCTTTGCTAACCGAATGCTCGACACGACGTTAGCAATGGCTGCTCAAGGTTTCAGGTAA
- the tkt gene encoding transketolase codes for MSSRKELANAIRALSMDAVQKAKSGHPGAPMGMADIAEVLWRDFLNHNPQNPSWADRDRFVLSNGHGSMLIYSLLHLTGYDLPIEELKNFRQLHSKTPGHPEVGYTAGVETTTGPLGQGIANAVGMAIAEKTLAAQFNRPGHDIVDHFTYAFMGDGCMMEGISHEVCSLAGTLKLGKLVAFYDDNGISIDGHVEGWFTDDTAARFEAYGWHVVRGVDGHDADSIKRAVEEARAVTDKPSLLMCKTIIGFGSPNKAGTHDSHGAPLGDAEIALTREALGWKYPAFEIPSEIYAQWDAKEVGQAKEAAWNEKFAAYAKAFPQEAAEFTRRMKGDMPSDFDAKANEFIAKLQANPSKIASRKASQNAIEAFGPWLPEFLGGSADLAPSNLTLWSGSKPINEDTAGNYIHYGVREFGMTAIANGISLHGGFLPYTSTFLMFVEYARNAVRMAALMKQRQVMVYTHDSIGLGEDGPTHQPVEQVASLRVTPNMSTWRPCDQVESAVAWKYGVERQDGPTALILSRQNLAQQERTPEQLANIARGGYVLKDCAGQPELIFIATGSEVELAVAAWEKLTAEGVKARVVSMPSTDAFDKQDAAYRESVLPKAVSARVAVEAGIADYWFKYVGLNGAIVGMTTFGESAPAEQLFEEFGFTVENVVAKAKELL; via the coding sequence ATGTCCTCACGTAAAGAGCTTGCTAATGCTATTCGTGCGCTGAGCATGGACGCAGTACAGAAAGCCAAATCCGGCCACCCAGGGGCTCCTATGGGTATGGCTGATATCGCCGAAGTCCTGTGGCGTGATTTCCTGAACCACAACCCGCAGAACCCTTCATGGGCTGACCGCGACCGCTTCGTGCTGTCCAACGGCCACGGCTCTATGCTGATCTATAGCCTGCTGCACCTCACCGGCTACGATCTGCCTATCGAAGAGCTGAAAAACTTCCGTCAGCTGCACTCTAAAACTCCAGGTCACCCGGAAGTGGGTTACACCGCTGGCGTAGAAACCACCACCGGCCCACTGGGGCAGGGTATTGCTAACGCAGTGGGTATGGCGATTGCTGAGAAGACGCTGGCGGCGCAGTTCAACCGTCCTGGTCACGACATCGTAGACCACTTCACTTACGCGTTCATGGGTGACGGCTGCATGATGGAAGGCATTTCTCACGAAGTGTGCTCCCTGGCAGGTACCCTGAAGCTGGGCAAACTGGTTGCGTTCTATGACGACAACGGTATCTCCATCGACGGTCACGTTGAAGGCTGGTTCACCGACGACACCGCAGCACGTTTCGAAGCCTACGGCTGGCACGTTGTGCGTGGCGTTGATGGCCACGATGCTGACTCGATTAAACGTGCAGTGGAAGAAGCTCGCGCTGTGACGGATAAACCGTCCCTGCTGATGTGCAAAACCATCATTGGCTTCGGTTCACCGAACAAAGCGGGTACTCACGACTCCCACGGTGCGCCATTGGGCGATGCGGAAATCGCACTGACCCGTGAAGCGCTGGGCTGGAAATACCCTGCATTCGAAATCCCATCTGAGATCTATGCTCAGTGGGATGCAAAAGAAGTGGGCCAGGCGAAAGAAGCTGCCTGGAACGAGAAATTCGCTGCCTATGCGAAAGCGTTCCCGCAGGAAGCAGCTGAATTCACCCGTCGTATGAAAGGTGATATGCCGTCTGACTTCGACGCGAAAGCGAACGAATTCATTGCTAAGCTGCAGGCGAACCCGTCTAAAATCGCGAGCCGTAAAGCGTCTCAGAATGCGATTGAAGCGTTCGGTCCGTGGCTTCCAGAATTCCTGGGCGGCTCCGCTGACCTGGCACCATCTAACCTGACCCTGTGGTCTGGTTCTAAGCCAATCAACGAAGATACTGCCGGTAACTACATCCATTACGGTGTACGTGAATTCGGTATGACCGCGATTGCCAACGGTATCTCCCTGCACGGCGGTTTCCTGCCGTACACCTCTACCTTCCTGATGTTTGTCGAATATGCACGTAACGCCGTGCGTATGGCCGCGCTGATGAAACAGCGTCAGGTGATGGTCTACACCCACGACTCCATCGGTCTGGGCGAAGATGGTCCAACTCACCAGCCGGTAGAGCAGGTGGCTTCCCTGCGCGTGACCCCGAACATGAGCACATGGCGTCCATGTGACCAGGTTGAATCCGCAGTGGCGTGGAAATACGGCGTTGAGCGTCAGGACGGTCCAACCGCGCTGATCCTCTCCCGTCAGAACCTGGCACAGCAGGAGCGTACGCCTGAGCAGCTGGCGAACATCGCTCGCGGTGGTTACGTGCTGAAAGATTGCGCGGGCCAGCCTGAGCTGATCTTCATTGCCACCGGTTCTGAAGTTGAGCTGGCTGTTGCAGCGTGGGAAAAACTGACTGCCGAAGGCGTGAAAGCGCGCGTGGTCTCCATGCCGTCTACCGATGCGTTCGACAAACAGGATGCTGCTTACCGCGAATCCGTCCTGCCTAAAGCGGTTTCCGCGCGCGTGGCAGTGGAAGCGGGTATCGCTGACTACTGGTTTAAATACGTGGGCCTGAACGGCGCTATCGTCGGTATGACCACCTTCGGCGAGTCTGCTCCGGCAGAACAGCTTTTCGAAGAGTTTGGCTTCACCGTTGAGAACGTTGTCGCGAAAGCGAAAGAACTGCTGTAA